A stretch of the Candidatus Auribacterota bacterium genome encodes the following:
- the arsM gene encoding arsenite methyltransferase, translating to MKGREETPDEIRIREVVREAYAKVAKGQDSCCGPSSSCCSGSTAESISTHIGYSKNELKEAPEGANLGLGCGNPLAHASLKKGEIVLDLGSGGGFDCFLASGRVGERGRVIGVDMTTEMVEKARENARKWGAGNVEFRLGEIEKLPVADASVDVLISNCVINLSPDKPRVFREALRVLKPGGRLMVSDIVLRRELPAAIRDSVSAYVGCISGAVLKDEYLGAIKTAGFGGIEVLEEHAFPIEDMAHDVTAQAVVEAYGTSPEKIRELEDSVASIKVKAVKTS from the coding sequence ATGAAAGGCAGAGAAGAGACGCCGGATGAAATTCGCATAAGAGAGGTTGTGCGGGAGGCATACGCGAAGGTGGCGAAGGGACAAGATTCTTGCTGCGGCCCTTCGTCTTCGTGCTGTTCGGGCAGCACGGCCGAGTCCATAAGCACGCACATAGGTTACTCAAAAAATGAGCTTAAGGAGGCTCCCGAGGGGGCAAACCTCGGCCTCGGGTGCGGCAACCCGCTCGCCCATGCTTCGCTGAAAAAGGGAGAGATCGTTCTCGATCTTGGTTCGGGCGGGGGATTCGATTGTTTTCTCGCTTCGGGAAGAGTGGGGGAGCGGGGGAGGGTCATCGGCGTAGATATGACGACCGAGATGGTCGAGAAGGCGCGGGAGAACGCGCGAAAGTGGGGCGCGGGGAATGTGGAGTTCAGGCTCGGGGAGATTGAGAAGCTCCCTGTCGCCGACGCTTCCGTGGACGTCTTGATCTCTAATTGTGTGATCAATCTGTCACCGGATAAGCCGCGGGTATTCCGCGAGGCGTTACGGGTCTTGAAGCCCGGCGGAAGGCTCATGGTGTCAGACATCGTGCTGCGCAGGGAACTGCCGGCGGCGATCAGGGATTCCGTCTCAGCGTATGTCGGATGCATCTCGGGAGCGGTCCTCAAGGACGAGTATCTCGGCGCCATTAAAACCGCGGGGTTTGGAGGGATCGAGGTCCTCGAGGAGCATGCATTCCCGATCGAAGACATGGCCCACGACGTGACGGCGCAGGCGGTTGTCGAAGCGTATGGAACAAGCCCGGAGAAGATACGGGAACTTGAAGATTCTGTCGCAAGCATCAAGGTCAAAGCAGTTAAAACCTCATAA
- a CDS encoding cation-translocating P-type ATPase: MSNHQRHDATPYKDLAVLSIVPAAVAVLTLASWILAHWGIGPHFVNAALAIVAVIFGGFQRFIAGFKDIFKRKITVNVFVVVALMATMAVGEFRPAAIIVFIMAAAGALESYTLDKTRKSIRDLLNFAPGMATVRRQGEEVVVPVAELQVGDVVVVKPGARIPVDGVVTAGASSVNQAPITGESMPVEKFRGSSVFSGTLNESGRLDIRTEKVGENTTLARIVHLVQEAQGTRAPIQNMADRFTTWFLPAVVLLAIVAFVISGDIRVAVSVLLVACPCAFAIATPTAVTAGVSNMARRAVLIKGGIFLELGHKINHLLVDKTGTFTFGRPRVEGIISFNGKGPEDILRMACIAEKYSEHPLARSILAAGRERNLDIPDPDHFVSATGMGVEARWNTANILVGKQAFLQEAGVPIVTRVDREIAKQSEQGRTAVLVAHNDEVIGVLAIADEIRPEIPETIRLLKTMGVERITMLTGDHPRVAEAVARAIGVDDFQAELLPEQKQEFVRKLRAEGHIVGMIGDGVNDAPALALADVGIAMGAAGTDVAIETADVTLMNDDISGVADFMWMSAKVLRRIKLNIFFSMIYNVIGLTLGVLGLMTPIIAVIFQEAGCVTVVFSSTLLLWSRRETGTM, from the coding sequence ATGAGCAATCATCAAAGACACGATGCAACCCCGTATAAAGACCTTGCCGTCTTGTCCATCGTCCCGGCCGCTGTCGCGGTCCTGACCCTGGCGAGTTGGATTCTCGCTCACTGGGGAATCGGCCCTCATTTCGTCAATGCGGCGCTCGCCATTGTGGCCGTCATATTCGGCGGCTTTCAAAGGTTCATTGCCGGCTTCAAGGATATTTTCAAGCGGAAAATCACGGTCAACGTGTTTGTCGTGGTCGCACTCATGGCCACAATGGCGGTCGGTGAGTTCAGGCCCGCCGCCATCATCGTTTTTATCATGGCCGCCGCCGGGGCGCTGGAGTCCTACACCCTCGACAAGACCCGGAAGAGCATCCGCGACCTTCTGAATTTTGCCCCCGGGATGGCGACCGTTCGCCGACAGGGGGAAGAGGTCGTCGTCCCGGTTGCCGAGCTTCAGGTGGGTGACGTGGTGGTGGTCAAGCCCGGCGCGCGAATCCCGGTGGACGGCGTGGTGACCGCCGGCGCAAGCAGCGTCAATCAGGCTCCGATCACCGGTGAGTCCATGCCGGTCGAGAAGTTCCGGGGAAGCAGTGTTTTCAGCGGGACACTCAACGAGTCCGGCCGACTCGACATTCGCACGGAAAAGGTTGGAGAGAACACCACCCTCGCAAGAATTGTACACCTGGTTCAGGAAGCGCAAGGCACGCGCGCGCCCATTCAGAATATGGCGGACCGTTTCACGACATGGTTTCTGCCTGCGGTGGTTCTGCTTGCGATCGTCGCCTTTGTCATTTCCGGCGATATCAGGGTTGCCGTTTCCGTTCTGCTTGTGGCGTGTCCCTGCGCCTTCGCCATTGCCACGCCGACCGCCGTGACCGCCGGTGTTTCCAATATGGCGCGCCGGGCGGTCCTCATAAAAGGCGGTATCTTCCTGGAACTGGGCCATAAGATAAACCACCTCCTCGTGGACAAGACGGGAACATTCACCTTCGGCAGGCCCAGGGTTGAAGGCATCATCTCCTTCAACGGCAAAGGCCCGGAGGACATTCTGCGCATGGCATGCATCGCGGAAAAATATTCAGAGCATCCGTTGGCGCGTTCCATTCTGGCCGCCGGCAGAGAGAGGAACCTCGACATTCCCGACCCGGACCATTTTGTGAGCGCGACGGGCATGGGGGTTGAGGCCCGATGGAACACCGCGAACATTCTGGTCGGGAAGCAGGCCTTCCTTCAGGAGGCCGGTGTGCCCATCGTCACTCGGGTTGATCGCGAGATTGCCAAACAATCGGAGCAGGGACGCACCGCCGTCCTCGTCGCGCACAACGATGAAGTGATCGGCGTGCTGGCGATTGCCGATGAGATCCGTCCTGAGATCCCTGAAACCATCCGGTTACTCAAGACTATGGGAGTTGAGAGAATTACCATGCTGACCGGCGATCATCCCCGGGTTGCCGAAGCGGTGGCCAGGGCGATCGGCGTTGATGATTTCCAGGCCGAACTGCTTCCCGAGCAGAAGCAGGAGTTTGTCAGAAAACTGCGGGCCGAGGGCCACATCGTCGGAATGATCGGCGACGGCGTTAACGATGCCCCGGCACTGGCTTTGGCAGATGTGGGAATCGCCATGGGCGCCGCAGGCACGGACGTGGCCATAGAAACAGCCGACGTCACTCTTATGAACGATGATATATCGGGTGTTGCCGACTTCATGTGGATGTCGGCGAAAGTCCTGCGTCGAATCAAACTGAATATCTTTTTTTCCATGATCTACAATGTCATCGGACTCACCCTGGGTGTCCTGGGATTGATGACACCGATTATTGCGGTTATCTTTCAGGAGGCAGGCTGCGTGACGGTCGTTTTCAGCTCTACGCTCCTGCTGTGGTCAAGGCGTGAAACGGGGACGATGTGA
- the arsB gene encoding ACR3 family arsenite efflux transporter, which yields MRVEVKPVERGLGVFEKYLTVWVILCIFAGIWLGRIAPGVATFLDGLAIYVGGAPVVSIPIAICLFFMMYPIMVKIDFAEVVSAGRTPKPVALTLFANWAIKPFTMYAIAVFFLGTLFIKFIGADAMDYVKMPFGLNLDLGAMYGAGKVVMHGGMKMIEVPLWRSYLAGCILLGIAPCTAMVLVWGYLARGNDGHTLVMVAINSLSMLFLYGPLGGFLLGVGRIPVPWQALVLSIAIYVALPLVAGYYSRKWVIQAKGDTWFREKFLHVLTPVTIIALLLTLVLLFSFKGEIITSKPLTILWLAIPLFLQTMLIFWITYGLAKVMRLSYEDAAPSAMIGASNHFEVAIATATLLFGLSSGAALATVVGVLIEVPTMLWLVWICKKTAHRFRREASRS from the coding sequence ATGAGGGTGGAAGTTAAACCGGTCGAGCGCGGGTTGGGGGTATTCGAGAAATACCTCACGGTATGGGTCATCCTCTGTATCTTTGCGGGGATCTGGCTGGGGCGGATCGCCCCGGGGGTGGCTACCTTCCTTGACGGGCTCGCCATCTATGTGGGCGGGGCCCCCGTCGTTTCTATCCCGATCGCCATCTGCCTCTTTTTTATGATGTACCCGATCATGGTAAAGATAGATTTCGCCGAGGTGGTGAGCGCGGGCAGGACGCCGAAGCCGGTGGCCCTCACGCTGTTCGCGAACTGGGCGATTAAGCCGTTCACCATGTACGCCATCGCCGTCTTTTTCCTGGGGACGCTCTTCATCAAGTTTATCGGCGCGGATGCGATGGATTACGTGAAAATGCCGTTCGGGCTCAATCTCGATCTCGGGGCGATGTACGGCGCGGGTAAGGTTGTCATGCACGGCGGGATGAAAATGATCGAGGTGCCGCTCTGGCGGAGCTACCTCGCCGGGTGCATCCTCCTCGGGATCGCCCCCTGCACGGCGATGGTCCTCGTGTGGGGGTACCTCGCGCGGGGGAACGACGGCCACACGCTCGTCATGGTGGCGATCAACTCCCTCTCCATGCTCTTCCTCTACGGTCCCCTCGGCGGCTTTCTCCTCGGTGTGGGCCGCATCCCCGTCCCGTGGCAGGCGCTCGTGCTCTCCATCGCGATCTACGTGGCGCTGCCCCTTGTGGCCGGCTACTACTCGCGGAAGTGGGTCATCCAGGCGAAGGGGGACACGTGGTTCAGGGAGAAGTTCCTCCACGTCCTCACCCCGGTCACGATCATTGCCCTCCTCCTCACCCTGGTGCTCCTCTTCTCCTTCAAGGGCGAGATCATCACTTCGAAACCGCTCACCATTCTCTGGCTCGCGATCCCCCTATTCCTGCAGACCATGCTGATCTTTTGGATCACCTATGGCCTCGCAAAAGTAATGCGCCTCAGCTATGAGGACGCTGCCCCGAGCGCCATGATCGGAGCCTCCAACCACTTTGAGGTCGCCATCGCGACCGCCACGCTCCTCTTCGGCCTCTCCTCGGGGGCGGCCCTCGCCACGGTGGTCGGGGTCCTCATCGAGGTGCCCACAATGTTGTGGCTTGTGTGGATCTGCAAGAAGACGGCGCACCGGTTCCGGCGTGAGGCTTCGAGGTCATAA